Proteins co-encoded in one Panulirus ornatus isolate Po-2019 chromosome 56, ASM3632096v1, whole genome shotgun sequence genomic window:
- the LOC139765963 gene encoding uncharacterized protein isoform X2, protein MTMMTVEEPEQDRKQATAIATAASPVTETTMEETDTLGDHSSHEEEGQQHQEQQQQHQHSRVEQMTYSRMVHLLAVYQNKVRDSKRIISKLKEQKDAQLQAVVSQLLLLEAHLRREQKGIVGQLAQRDHVISAQRQEIDRLRRDNRRLINKLKKFSEVCMETREMEQVEPKLKVSRVDSSEDSILINNKGHSQSLARSPPTHKSSSGMIRVATSVSELINCNNNTCFLKPQQSLHHMSVRSSSSQPTETVNPNVASVRATTDRVFHKPPIAEKPRVASRVMRGQLNNQKSQHLVRSYGGKQCTIVSTISRLLEEESDATTTGSSGSSEPSSPEATLKPVTPRVIRLARKFEEGLNSQNLARHANHVSSNTSPELARQGQDDRSSKSYIMDEYEVTSGYNSDAISDHEYENIRVLTRGSSDGPSKYVKHEVGKEEEEEEDNYVILRAVKENADADSWVDIPEDQHIYSNVEFASGLSVKELDEEEREDSTDELEENEESERASKSSVCSGEIKVLETNLDTLDTSATDDNLLSESLRAAMNVPRSRHNINLIMETDGDHMTENFEEFTLDSLELEEDREEDEGGRGKENLPVSEQRRCGDGAETKLDNKISEEGKPSSCGNTGGVTASMMATGQYEKFLEATGLSQKSILTPTRMFSNHRSVLKPRDIKHRNKLRAAFTTLSTLEEMPSSTGGYKYWTEPYL, encoded by the exons atgacgatgatgacagtGGAAGAGCCAGAACAGGACCGGAAGCAGGCTACAGCAATAGCCACTGCAGCATCACCAGTTACAGAAACAACGATGGAGGAGACTGATACATTGGGTGACCACAGTAGCCATGAGGAAGAGGGGCAACAacatcaggagcagcagcagcagcatcaacactcTCGCGTGGAGCAGATGACCTACAGCAGAATGGTCCACTTGCTGGCTGTGTACCAAAACAAG GTCCGGGACAGTAAAAGGAtaatttcaaaattaaaagagcAAAAGGATGCCCAATTACAAGCTGtggtaagtcagttgctgttactAGAGGCACATCTTCGAAGAGAACAAAAGGGGATTGTTGGGCAGCTAGCACAAAGGGATCATGTCATATCAGCCCAAAGACAGGAGATTGATCGCCTCAGAAGGGATAATAGACGGTTGATAAATAAATTGAAAAAGTTTAGTGAGGTTTGTATGGAAACTAGAGAAATGGAACAAGTGGAACCAAAATTGAAGGTCAGCCGAGTGGACTCTTCGGAAGACAGTATATTAATAAACAATAAAGGGCACAGCCAGTCTCTTGCAAGATCCCCTCCCACTCATAAGTCTTCCTCTGGTATGATCCGTGTCGCTACTAGTGTCTCAGAGCTGATAAACTGTAATAACAACACATGCTTTTTGAAACCTCAACAATCGTTGCATCATATGAGTGTCCGTAGCAGTAGTAGCCAACCTACAGAAACGGTTAATCCAAATGTAGCCTCTGTCAGAGCTACAACAGACCGCGTATTTCATAAACCACCCATTGCTGAAAAGCCCCGGGTTGCCAGTCGTGTGATGAGAGGGCAGCTGAACAACCAGAAAAGTCAACATTTAGTCAGAAGTTATGGTGGTAAGCAGTGCACCATTGTGTCTACTATCAGCCGCCTGTTAGAGGAAGAATCTGATGCGACTACAACAGGCAGCTCTGGTAGTAGTGAACCCTCATCCCCTGAAGCCACACTTAAACCAGTTACTCCAAGGGTCATACGCTTAGCAAGGAAGTTTGAAGAAGGCCTCAATTCCCAAAATCTGGCTCGTCATGCTAATCATGTCTCAAGTAACACCTCTCCCGAGTTGGCAAGACAAGGACAAGATGATCGAAGCTCAAAGTCATACATTATGGACGAATATGAA GTAACAAGTGGGTATAACAGTGATGCCATCAGTGatcatgaatatgaaaatattcgTGTGTTGACTCGGGGAAGTAGTGATGGTCCTTCTAAATATGTGAAGCATGAggttgggaaagaggaggaagaagaagaagataactATGTCATTTTGAGAGCGGTGAAAGAAAATGCTGATGCTGACAGTTGG GTTGACATCCCTGAAGATCAGCACATCTACTCTAATGTGGAATTTGCTTCTGGCTTGTCAGTCAAGGAGTTagatgaagaggaaagagaagattcTACAGATGAGcttgaagaaaatgaagagtcAGAACGAGCATCAAAGAGCAGTGTTTGCAGTGGGGAAATAAAGGTGTTAGAAACTAACCTTGATACTTTAGACACATCTGCTACTGATGATAATCTG TTGTCAGAGAGCTTAAGAGCAGCAATGAATGTACCTCGATCACGGCACAACATCAATCTCATCATGGAAACGGATGGAGATCACATGACTGAGAACTTTGAGGAATTTACACTCGACTCTTTGGAATTAGAGGAAGAtcgagaggaggatgagggtggaAGGGGCAAAGAAAACTTGCCAGTCTCAGAACAGAGAAGGTGTGGAGATGGAGCAGAAACAAAG ctGGATAACAAGATAAGTGAAGAAGGTAAACCCAGCTCCTGTGGAAATACTGGAGGTGTCACTGCCTCAATGATGGCCACTGGACAGTATGAGAAGTTTTTAGAGGCAACTGGACTAAGTCAGAAGTCCATTTTAACTCCAACACGCATGTTCTCCAACCATCG GTCAGTGTTAAAGCCTAGAGACATCAAACACCGTAATAAGTTACGTGCAGCCTTCACAACACTCTCAACTTTAGAGGAAATGCCAAGCTCCACTGGAGGATACAAATACTGGACAGAGCCATATCTTTAG
- the LOC139765963 gene encoding uncharacterized protein isoform X1, producing the protein MLLAAPPSPTTLGFACRRGVTSGVPGGLATSGFASVTRPATMTMMTVEEPEQDRKQATAIATAASPVTETTMEETDTLGDHSSHEEEGQQHQEQQQQHQHSRVEQMTYSRMVHLLAVYQNKVRDSKRIISKLKEQKDAQLQAVVSQLLLLEAHLRREQKGIVGQLAQRDHVISAQRQEIDRLRRDNRRLINKLKKFSEVCMETREMEQVEPKLKVSRVDSSEDSILINNKGHSQSLARSPPTHKSSSGMIRVATSVSELINCNNNTCFLKPQQSLHHMSVRSSSSQPTETVNPNVASVRATTDRVFHKPPIAEKPRVASRVMRGQLNNQKSQHLVRSYGGKQCTIVSTISRLLEEESDATTTGSSGSSEPSSPEATLKPVTPRVIRLARKFEEGLNSQNLARHANHVSSNTSPELARQGQDDRSSKSYIMDEYEVTSGYNSDAISDHEYENIRVLTRGSSDGPSKYVKHEVGKEEEEEEDNYVILRAVKENADADSWVDIPEDQHIYSNVEFASGLSVKELDEEEREDSTDELEENEESERASKSSVCSGEIKVLETNLDTLDTSATDDNLLSESLRAAMNVPRSRHNINLIMETDGDHMTENFEEFTLDSLELEEDREEDEGGRGKENLPVSEQRRCGDGAETKLDNKISEEGKPSSCGNTGGVTASMMATGQYEKFLEATGLSQKSILTPTRMFSNHRSVLKPRDIKHRNKLRAAFTTLSTLEEMPSSTGGYKYWTEPYL; encoded by the exons atgacgatgatgacagtGGAAGAGCCAGAACAGGACCGGAAGCAGGCTACAGCAATAGCCACTGCAGCATCACCAGTTACAGAAACAACGATGGAGGAGACTGATACATTGGGTGACCACAGTAGCCATGAGGAAGAGGGGCAACAacatcaggagcagcagcagcagcatcaacactcTCGCGTGGAGCAGATGACCTACAGCAGAATGGTCCACTTGCTGGCTGTGTACCAAAACAAG GTCCGGGACAGTAAAAGGAtaatttcaaaattaaaagagcAAAAGGATGCCCAATTACAAGCTGtggtaagtcagttgctgttactAGAGGCACATCTTCGAAGAGAACAAAAGGGGATTGTTGGGCAGCTAGCACAAAGGGATCATGTCATATCAGCCCAAAGACAGGAGATTGATCGCCTCAGAAGGGATAATAGACGGTTGATAAATAAATTGAAAAAGTTTAGTGAGGTTTGTATGGAAACTAGAGAAATGGAACAAGTGGAACCAAAATTGAAGGTCAGCCGAGTGGACTCTTCGGAAGACAGTATATTAATAAACAATAAAGGGCACAGCCAGTCTCTTGCAAGATCCCCTCCCACTCATAAGTCTTCCTCTGGTATGATCCGTGTCGCTACTAGTGTCTCAGAGCTGATAAACTGTAATAACAACACATGCTTTTTGAAACCTCAACAATCGTTGCATCATATGAGTGTCCGTAGCAGTAGTAGCCAACCTACAGAAACGGTTAATCCAAATGTAGCCTCTGTCAGAGCTACAACAGACCGCGTATTTCATAAACCACCCATTGCTGAAAAGCCCCGGGTTGCCAGTCGTGTGATGAGAGGGCAGCTGAACAACCAGAAAAGTCAACATTTAGTCAGAAGTTATGGTGGTAAGCAGTGCACCATTGTGTCTACTATCAGCCGCCTGTTAGAGGAAGAATCTGATGCGACTACAACAGGCAGCTCTGGTAGTAGTGAACCCTCATCCCCTGAAGCCACACTTAAACCAGTTACTCCAAGGGTCATACGCTTAGCAAGGAAGTTTGAAGAAGGCCTCAATTCCCAAAATCTGGCTCGTCATGCTAATCATGTCTCAAGTAACACCTCTCCCGAGTTGGCAAGACAAGGACAAGATGATCGAAGCTCAAAGTCATACATTATGGACGAATATGAA GTAACAAGTGGGTATAACAGTGATGCCATCAGTGatcatgaatatgaaaatattcgTGTGTTGACTCGGGGAAGTAGTGATGGTCCTTCTAAATATGTGAAGCATGAggttgggaaagaggaggaagaagaagaagataactATGTCATTTTGAGAGCGGTGAAAGAAAATGCTGATGCTGACAGTTGG GTTGACATCCCTGAAGATCAGCACATCTACTCTAATGTGGAATTTGCTTCTGGCTTGTCAGTCAAGGAGTTagatgaagaggaaagagaagattcTACAGATGAGcttgaagaaaatgaagagtcAGAACGAGCATCAAAGAGCAGTGTTTGCAGTGGGGAAATAAAGGTGTTAGAAACTAACCTTGATACTTTAGACACATCTGCTACTGATGATAATCTG TTGTCAGAGAGCTTAAGAGCAGCAATGAATGTACCTCGATCACGGCACAACATCAATCTCATCATGGAAACGGATGGAGATCACATGACTGAGAACTTTGAGGAATTTACACTCGACTCTTTGGAATTAGAGGAAGAtcgagaggaggatgagggtggaAGGGGCAAAGAAAACTTGCCAGTCTCAGAACAGAGAAGGTGTGGAGATGGAGCAGAAACAAAG ctGGATAACAAGATAAGTGAAGAAGGTAAACCCAGCTCCTGTGGAAATACTGGAGGTGTCACTGCCTCAATGATGGCCACTGGACAGTATGAGAAGTTTTTAGAGGCAACTGGACTAAGTCAGAAGTCCATTTTAACTCCAACACGCATGTTCTCCAACCATCG GTCAGTGTTAAAGCCTAGAGACATCAAACACCGTAATAAGTTACGTGCAGCCTTCACAACACTCTCAACTTTAGAGGAAATGCCAAGCTCCACTGGAGGATACAAATACTGGACAGAGCCATATCTTTAG